One Brassica napus cultivar Da-Ae chromosome A1, Da-Ae, whole genome shotgun sequence genomic region harbors:
- the LOC125577181 gene encoding protein FAR1-RELATED SEQUENCE 3-like, translated as MLQHALDVYTPEVFTLFQKEYIAIGDYVAKRVNKSEMVSAEYNVSFRGVGRNHLVNYLAANETIHCSCMKFSFGGILCRHALKVLAKKDVRRIPPTYILNRWSKEAKARTISFYHSATPNDTVKQLIGKRYSHICRTFREIASVAAEHVDLTLCADEAASQLLEKLVEKKKELVKANKWMVHSSDFGLVEEEDEEEVLNARGIKRKKPPGRPKNQKVGRHDRYMSVLETKNRGISKSSNNATAKKKLSFQNSSLPLDTQLPVAATSLTLDNETSFSQLLQGFDKSCGGSP; from the exons ATGTTACAACATGCATTGGACGTGTATACACCAGAAGTCTTTACCTTGTTCCAGAAGGAATACATAGCAATAGGTGATTATGTTGCCAAAAGGGTTAATAAGTCTGAGATGGTGAGTGCTGAATACAATGTATCTTTTCGTGGTGTTGGAAGAAATCATTTGGTTAACTATCTTGCTGCAAACGAAACGATACATTGTAGTTGCATGAAGTTTTCTTTTGGTGGAATCTTATGTCGTCATGCATTAAAAGTGTTGGCCAAGAAGGATGTTAGGAGAATTCCACCTACTTACATTCTGAATCGATGGAGTAAAGAGGCTAAAGCACGAACCATATCCTTTTATCATTCAGCGACACCTAATGATACAGTGAAGCAATTGATCGGAAAGCGATATAGTCATATATGTCGTACTTTCCGTGAGATTGCGTCTGTTGCTGCTGAACATGTAGACCTGACGTTGTGTGCAGATGAAGCTGCCTCTCAGTTGCTTGAAAAGTTGGTGGAAAAGAAAAAGGAACTTGTGAAAGCTAATAAATGGATGGTCCACTCTTCAGATTTTGGActtgtggaagaagaagatgaagaagaagttctaaACGCACgtggaataaaaagaaaaaagcctCCTGGACGACCAAAGAACCAAAAAGTCGGACGCCATGATCGATATATGAGTGTGCTTGAAACAAAAAATCGTGGTATATCAAAATCATCCAATAATGCTACAGCCAAAAAAAAGTTGTCATTTCAG AATTCAAGTCTTCCTCTTGATACTCAGTTACCTGTTGCTGCCACTAGTCTCACCTTAGACAATGAAACTTCTTTTTCACAACTGCTCCAG GGATTTGACAAGAGTTGTGGTGGATCACCGTAA